The following coding sequences lie in one Massilia sp. KIM genomic window:
- a CDS encoding TldD/PmbA family protein, producing the protein MKALNQEQAKRITDRVLGFSKADECSVSIEGNRTGNIRFARNSVSTAGLTEDMQLVVRVAFGKRVGTAVVNEFDDKSLEKAVRRAEELARLAPENPEFVPAFGPQEYRATSTFVPATAAIDPAYRAEVAAASIGQARAKKLVTAGFFTDATRFACVANSKGVFGFQEFTDLSFTCTARTEDGRGSGWVTRSAVDARRFDAREAAEIAIEKALRSVDAKALEPGRYTVILEPAATSEILGNMFSSFDARSADEGRSFLAKKGGGNRLGDKLFDQQVNIWADPWNPDVPVAPWDNETMLARKRTDLIKDGRVASLDYSPFWAQKTGKVATATHGNMIMAGGTKSLEELVAGTKKGIVVTRTWYIRMVDPQSLLITGLTRDGTFYVENGKIKHPVKNFRFNESPVTILNNIEELGKPQVIGGDEVPFQMVLPPMKVRDFNFTSLSDAV; encoded by the coding sequence ATGAAAGCCCTGAACCAGGAACAAGCAAAACGCATTACCGACCGCGTGCTCGGCTTCTCGAAAGCCGACGAATGCAGCGTGTCGATCGAAGGCAACCGCACCGGCAACATCCGCTTCGCGCGCAACAGCGTGTCGACCGCGGGCCTGACCGAGGACATGCAGCTGGTCGTGCGCGTGGCCTTCGGCAAGCGCGTCGGCACCGCCGTCGTCAACGAGTTCGACGACAAGTCGCTGGAAAAGGCCGTGCGCCGCGCCGAGGAACTGGCGCGCCTGGCGCCGGAGAATCCGGAGTTCGTGCCGGCCTTCGGCCCGCAGGAATACCGCGCCACCTCGACCTTCGTGCCCGCCACCGCCGCCATCGACCCGGCCTACCGCGCCGAAGTGGCCGCCGCCAGCATCGGCCAGGCGCGCGCCAAGAAGCTGGTCACCGCCGGCTTCTTCACCGACGCCACCCGCTTCGCCTGCGTCGCCAACTCCAAGGGCGTGTTCGGCTTCCAGGAGTTCACCGACCTGTCCTTCACCTGCACCGCGCGCACCGAAGACGGCCGCGGTTCGGGCTGGGTGACCCGCTCGGCGGTCGACGCGCGCCGCTTCGACGCCCGCGAAGCGGCCGAGATCGCGATCGAGAAGGCGCTGCGCTCGGTGGACGCCAAGGCCCTCGAACCGGGCCGCTACACCGTGATCCTGGAGCCGGCCGCCACGTCCGAAATCCTGGGCAACATGTTCAGCTCCTTCGACGCCCGCTCGGCCGACGAGGGCCGCAGCTTCCTGGCCAAGAAGGGCGGCGGCAACCGCCTGGGCGACAAACTGTTCGACCAGCAGGTCAACATCTGGGCCGACCCCTGGAACCCGGACGTGCCGGTGGCGCCCTGGGACAACGAGACCATGCTGGCCCGCAAGCGCACCGACCTGATCAAGGATGGCCGCGTGGCTTCGCTCGACTACTCGCCGTTCTGGGCGCAGAAGACCGGCAAGGTCGCCACCGCCACCCACGGCAATATGATCATGGCCGGCGGCACCAAGTCGCTGGAAGAGCTGGTGGCCGGCACCAAGAAGGGCATCGTGGTCACCCGCACCTGGTACATCCGCATGGTGGATCCGCAGTCGCTCCTGATCACCGGCCTGACCCGCGACGGCACCTTCTACGTCGAGAACGGCAAGATCAAGCACCCGGTGAAGAACTTCCGCTTCAACGAGAGCCCGGTCACCATCCTCAATAACATCGAGGAACTGGGCAAGCCCCAGGTCATCGGCGGCGACGAGGTGCCCTTCCAGATGGTGCTGCCGCCGATGAAGGTGCGCGACTTCAACTTCACCTCGCTCTCGGACGCGGTGTAA
- a CDS encoding TldD/PmbA family protein, translating into MERRTFLNFSSLALGSTLIPFGRAIAAEELLTTMPVAAKKALADVALNAATKAGASYCDVRIGRYLNQFIVTRDLNVENVANTESAGVGVRVICDGAYGFAATSDVSNDGIANAARQAVAIAKANAKLQSEPVRLAPVKGVGDVSWATPIKKDWRAVPIKEKADLLIAANKAGMDNGANFMQSMLFQVNQQKFFASTDGSYIDQDVHRLWAPFQATAVDKATGKFRSRSGLSSPVGKGYEYLDARPEHKIKAAGGVATLYTESYDIIEDARAAGRDAKRKLTAKSVVPGKYDLMLSPEHLWLTIHENVGHPTELDRVLGYEANYAGTSFATLDKWESKKFKYGAPIVNLYADKVTPGSLGAVGYDDEGVKTKKWDIIKDGILVNYQATRDQAHIIGEKESHGCSYADSWSTVQFQRMPNVSLAAGKAKLTPDEMVKGIKKGIYIVGDGSFSIDQQRYNFQFGGQLFYEIKDGKIGQMLEDVAYQANTQEFWSACHSICDERDWRMGGSFFDGKGQPPQISIVSHGSSTTRFNGINVINTARKIG; encoded by the coding sequence ATGGAACGCCGTACCTTTCTCAATTTCAGCAGCCTGGCGCTCGGCTCGACGCTCATCCCCTTCGGCCGCGCGATCGCCGCGGAAGAACTGCTCACCACCATGCCCGTCGCGGCCAAGAAGGCCCTGGCCGACGTCGCGCTGAACGCCGCCACCAAGGCCGGCGCCAGCTACTGCGACGTGCGCATCGGCCGCTATCTGAACCAGTTCATCGTCACCCGCGACCTCAACGTCGAGAACGTGGCGAACACCGAATCGGCCGGCGTGGGCGTGCGCGTGATCTGCGACGGCGCCTATGGCTTCGCGGCCACCTCCGACGTGTCGAACGACGGCATCGCCAACGCGGCGCGCCAGGCGGTCGCCATCGCCAAGGCCAACGCCAAGCTGCAGTCCGAACCGGTGCGTCTTGCACCAGTCAAGGGCGTCGGTGACGTATCCTGGGCCACCCCGATCAAGAAGGACTGGCGCGCGGTGCCGATCAAGGAGAAGGCCGACCTGCTGATCGCCGCCAACAAGGCCGGCATGGACAACGGCGCCAACTTCATGCAGTCGATGCTGTTCCAGGTGAACCAGCAGAAGTTCTTCGCTTCCACCGACGGCTCCTACATCGACCAGGACGTGCACCGCCTGTGGGCCCCGTTCCAGGCCACCGCGGTCGACAAGGCGACCGGCAAGTTCCGCTCTCGCTCGGGCCTCTCTTCCCCGGTCGGCAAGGGCTATGAATACCTCGACGCCCGCCCGGAGCACAAGATCAAGGCCGCCGGCGGCGTCGCCACCCTGTACACCGAAAGCTACGACATCATCGAGGACGCGCGCGCCGCAGGCCGCGACGCCAAGCGCAAGCTGACCGCCAAGTCGGTGGTGCCCGGCAAGTACGACCTGATGCTCTCGCCGGAACACCTGTGGCTGACCATCCACGAGAACGTCGGCCACCCGACGGAACTGGACCGCGTGCTGGGCTACGAGGCGAACTACGCCGGCACCAGCTTCGCCACCCTCGACAAATGGGAGAGCAAGAAATTCAAGTACGGCGCGCCGATCGTCAACCTGTACGCCGACAAGGTCACCCCGGGTTCGCTGGGCGCGGTCGGCTACGACGACGAAGGCGTGAAGACCAAGAAGTGGGACATCATCAAGGACGGCATCCTGGTCAACTACCAGGCCACCCGCGACCAGGCCCACATCATCGGCGAGAAGGAATCGCACGGCTGCTCCTACGCCGACAGCTGGAGCACGGTGCAGTTCCAGCGCATGCCGAACGTGTCGCTGGCGGCCGGCAAGGCCAAGCTCACCCCGGACGAGATGGTCAAGGGCATCAAGAAGGGCATCTACATCGTCGGCGACGGCTCCTTCTCGATCGACCAGCAGCGCTACAACTTCCAGTTCGGCGGCCAGCTGTTCTACGAGATCAAGGACGGCAAGATCGGCCAGATGCTGGAAGACGTGGCCTACCAGGCCAACACCCAGGAATTCTGGAGCGCCTGCCATTCGATCTGCGACGAGCGCGACTGGCGCATGGGCGGTTCCTTCTTCGACGGCAAAGGCCAGCCGCCGCAGATCTCGATCGTGTCGCACGGGTCGTCGACCACGCGCTTCAACGGCATCAACGTGATCAACACCGCTCGCAAGATCGGCTAA
- a CDS encoding serine hydrolase: MNRLAAAILIALSATAAGAALAQVPVAAPAPAAAAQAPAYNLEADVRRVMKEFDVPGIAIAVVKDGKVLAAQGFGVRKLGDPTPVDGKTLFEIASNSKAFTAAGLAMLVDQGKLDWDDPVIKHLPDFRMYDAYVTAEMTVRDLLTHRSGLGLGAGDLMWWPTTTFSTDEIIHNLRYIKPATSFRNSYAYDNLLYIVAGKIIAQKSGKSWGETMREWILQPVGMHGTTTSLDEHANKDNVSSPHSKIKGRAAVVKPMPVANAVGAVGINTNAEDIARWMMVLLDGGRVGKDAGGKEVRLWSDKQAREMWTAQTPMKIVEPRPPLAATKPNFFAYGLGFQLRDYQGKLVALHGGALQGFYSRVLLVPEAKLGIAIFTNAESGPSLNALQYRLLDQYLGVAPTDWIGRVAEVDRENQAKEAARLKSESAARAARSKPSLPLAAYEGDYTDPWYGVASIKRSGGKQVLSFSRTPDLVGELEHFQHDTFIVRWKERNFNADAYVTFSLDHDGSIERMRMKPISTETDFSYDFQDLLFTPVKKEK, encoded by the coding sequence ATGAACCGACTCGCCGCCGCGATCCTGATCGCGCTGTCCGCCACCGCAGCCGGCGCCGCGCTGGCGCAAGTCCCGGTCGCGGCCCCGGCCCCGGCCGCCGCCGCCCAGGCGCCGGCCTACAACCTGGAAGCCGACGTCAGGCGCGTGATGAAGGAATTCGACGTGCCCGGCATCGCCATCGCCGTGGTCAAGGACGGCAAGGTGCTGGCGGCCCAGGGCTTCGGCGTGCGCAAGCTGGGCGACCCGACCCCGGTGGACGGCAAAACCCTGTTCGAGATCGCCTCCAACTCCAAGGCCTTCACCGCGGCCGGCCTGGCCATGCTGGTCGACCAGGGCAAGCTGGACTGGGACGACCCGGTGATCAAGCACCTGCCGGACTTCCGCATGTACGACGCCTATGTGACGGCCGAGATGACGGTGCGCGACCTGCTGACCCACCGCAGCGGCCTGGGCCTGGGTGCGGGTGACCTGATGTGGTGGCCGACGACCACCTTCAGCACCGACGAGATCATCCACAACCTCCGCTACATCAAGCCGGCGACGAGCTTCCGCAACAGCTACGCCTACGACAACCTGCTCTACATCGTGGCCGGCAAGATCATCGCCCAGAAGTCCGGAAAGAGCTGGGGCGAGACCATGCGCGAGTGGATCCTCCAGCCGGTGGGCATGCACGGCACCACCACCAGCCTGGACGAGCACGCGAACAAGGACAACGTCTCCAGCCCGCACAGCAAGATCAAGGGCCGCGCCGCGGTGGTCAAGCCGATGCCGGTGGCGAACGCGGTCGGTGCGGTCGGGATCAATACCAACGCCGAGGACATCGCGCGCTGGATGATGGTGCTGCTGGACGGCGGCCGGGTCGGCAAGGACGCCGGCGGCAAGGAAGTGCGCCTGTGGTCCGACAAGCAGGCGCGCGAGATGTGGACCGCCCAGACGCCGATGAAGATCGTCGAGCCGCGTCCTCCGCTGGCGGCGACCAAGCCCAACTTCTTCGCCTATGGCCTGGGCTTCCAGCTGCGCGACTACCAGGGCAAGCTGGTGGCGCTGCACGGCGGCGCGCTGCAGGGCTTCTATTCGCGCGTGCTGCTGGTGCCGGAAGCGAAGCTGGGCATCGCGATCTTCACCAACGCCGAGAGCGGCCCCTCGCTGAACGCCCTGCAGTACCGCCTGCTCGACCAGTACCTGGGCGTGGCGCCGACCGACTGGATCGGCCGCGTCGCCGAGGTCGACCGCGAGAACCAGGCCAAGGAGGCGGCGCGCCTGAAGAGCGAGTCGGCGGCGCGCGCGGCCAGGTCGAAACCTTCGCTGCCGCTGGCGGCCTACGAAGGGGACTACACCGACCCCTGGTATGGCGTGGCGAGCATCAAGCGCTCGGGCGGCAAGCAGGTGCTGAGCTTCTCGCGCACGCCCGACCTGGTCGGGGAGCTGGAGCACTTCCAGCACGATACCTTCATCGTTCGCTGGAAGGAGAGGAACTTCAATGCCGACGCTTACGTGACCTTCTCGCTGGATCACGATGGCAGCATCGAGCGCATGCGCATGAAGCCGATCTCCACCGAGACCGATTTCAGCTATGACTTCCAGGATTTGCTGTTTACGCCGGTGAAGAAAGAGAAGTGA
- a CDS encoding class I SAM-dependent methyltransferase, which produces MKRLILAAMLATGLAGAAQADDALKAAIAGEHRSAPNKARDVYRHPYETLSFFGIKPDMTVVELSPGGGWYTEILAPYLRDKGKLIAAGGAMVPENRGAMAFKGKLDANPALYGKVVPSVFEPPKRYEIAAPGSVDMVLTFRNLHNWVGNGEDALRATFKEIHKVLKPGGVLGVVEHRLPASMPQDAKASSGYMHEAWVIKMAESAGFKLAGKSEVNANPKDTANHEKGVWTLPPVLANKDKDREKYLAIGESDRMTLKFVKQ; this is translated from the coding sequence ATGAAACGACTGATCCTGGCCGCCATGCTGGCCACCGGCCTGGCCGGCGCCGCGCAGGCGGACGATGCCCTGAAGGCCGCCATCGCCGGCGAACACCGCAGCGCCCCCAACAAGGCGCGCGACGTGTACCGCCACCCCTACGAAACCCTCAGCTTCTTCGGCATCAAGCCGGACATGACGGTGGTGGAGCTGTCGCCGGGCGGCGGCTGGTACACCGAGATCCTCGCGCCCTACCTGCGCGACAAGGGCAAGCTGATCGCCGCCGGCGGCGCGATGGTGCCGGAGAACCGCGGCGCGATGGCCTTCAAGGGCAAGCTGGACGCCAACCCGGCCCTGTACGGCAAGGTGGTCCCGTCCGTGTTCGAGCCGCCCAAGCGCTACGAGATCGCGGCCCCGGGCAGCGTCGACATGGTGCTCACCTTCCGCAACCTGCACAACTGGGTCGGGAACGGCGAGGACGCCCTGCGCGCCACCTTCAAGGAAATCCACAAGGTCCTGAAACCGGGCGGCGTGCTGGGCGTGGTCGAGCACCGCCTGCCGGCCTCGATGCCCCAGGACGCCAAGGCCTCGAGCGGCTACATGCACGAGGCCTGGGTGATCAAGATGGCGGAAAGCGCCGGCTTCAAGCTGGCCGGCAAGTCCGAAGTCAACGCCAATCCGAAGGACACCGCCAACCACGAGAAGGGCGTGTGGACCCTGCCGCCGGTGCTGGCCAACAAGGACAAGGACCGCGAGAAGTACCTGGCGATCGGCGAGAGCGACCGCATGACCCTCAAGTTCGTCAAGCAGTAA
- a CDS encoding TldD/PmbA family protein, with the protein MSILTQEQTKRICDKVMSLSKADECIVNVEGSRIGNIRFARNAVSTAGLADDTRIQVQVAFGKKQGTATINEFDDKSLERAVRRAEDLARLAPENPEFMPAIAKQAYKSSETFVQRTADIDPEYRAQAAAYAMEACRKKGLVAAGFFTDRSSFETVANSNGVFGHQIATSLDFTCTVRTEDGRGSGWVKRSARDVAKFDPREAADVAIEKALRSVDAKALEPGRYTVIMEPAATSDLLGFMLNGFDARRADEGRSFLSKQGGKNRLGDKLFDQQVNIWSDPWDKDVPVLPWDNSMLPRERVHLVKDGRINALDYSQYWAKQKGARAVGSAGNVIMAGTDKTTAELIANTKKGVLVTRTWYIRMVDPQSVLLTGLTRDGTFYVENGKIKHPIKNFRFNESPVTMLNNIEEIGKPVVIGGDEANYAMLIPSMKIRDFNFTSLSDAV; encoded by the coding sequence ATGAGCATCCTGACCCAGGAACAAACCAAGCGCATCTGCGACAAGGTGATGTCGCTGTCCAAGGCCGACGAGTGCATCGTCAACGTCGAGGGCAGCCGCATCGGCAACATCCGCTTCGCCCGCAACGCCGTGTCCACCGCCGGCCTGGCCGACGACACCCGCATCCAGGTGCAGGTCGCCTTCGGCAAGAAGCAGGGCACCGCCACCATCAACGAGTTCGACGACAAGTCGCTCGAGCGCGCCGTGCGCCGCGCCGAGGACCTGGCGCGCCTGGCGCCGGAGAACCCCGAGTTCATGCCGGCTATCGCCAAGCAGGCCTATAAATCCTCCGAGACCTTCGTCCAGCGCACCGCCGACATCGATCCGGAATACCGCGCCCAGGCCGCCGCCTACGCGATGGAAGCCTGCCGCAAGAAGGGCCTGGTGGCCGCCGGCTTCTTCACCGACCGCTCGTCCTTCGAGACGGTGGCCAACTCCAACGGCGTGTTCGGCCACCAGATCGCGACCTCGCTCGACTTCACCTGCACCGTGCGCACCGAAGACGGCCGCGGTTCGGGCTGGGTCAAGCGCTCGGCGCGCGACGTGGCGAAGTTCGACCCGCGCGAAGCGGCCGACGTGGCGATCGAGAAGGCGCTGCGTTCGGTGGACGCCAAGGCGCTCGAGCCGGGCCGCTACACCGTGATCATGGAACCGGCCGCCACCAGCGACCTGCTGGGCTTCATGCTGAATGGCTTCGACGCCCGCCGCGCCGACGAGGGCCGCAGCTTCCTGTCCAAGCAGGGCGGCAAGAACCGCCTGGGCGACAAGCTGTTCGACCAGCAGGTCAACATCTGGTCCGACCCCTGGGACAAGGACGTGCCGGTGCTCCCCTGGGACAACAGCATGCTGCCGCGCGAACGCGTGCACCTGGTGAAGGACGGCCGCATCAACGCGCTGGACTACTCGCAGTACTGGGCCAAGCAGAAGGGCGCGCGCGCCGTCGGCAGCGCCGGCAACGTGATCATGGCCGGCACCGACAAGACCACGGCCGAGCTGATCGCCAACACCAAGAAGGGCGTGCTGGTGACCCGCACCTGGTACATCCGCATGGTGGACCCGCAATCGGTGCTGCTGACCGGCCTGACCCGCGACGGCACCTTCTACGTGGAGAACGGCAAGATCAAGCACCCGATCAAGAACTTCCGCTTCAACGAGAGCCCGGTGACGATGCTGAACAACATCGAGGAGATCGGCAAGCCGGTGGTGATTGGCGGGGACGAGGCGAATTACGCGATGCTGATTCCGTCGATGAAGATCCGCGATTTCAACTTCACTTCGCTGTCGGACGCTGTCTAA
- a CDS encoding S1C family serine protease — MKIFPLAALALAVSTLAQAQDSTPQTTPVPPAATTQTAPPALPAIEASVVKIFATVRRPDPYKPWTKSSPADVTGSGVIIEGKRILTNAHVVNYASQVEVQASQSGDKVAAKVVAVARGLDLAVLELEDPSFFAKRPPVQRAAVLPDVREQVFAYGYPVGGNSLSTTKGIVSRVEFVPYTSFSSGLRIQIDAPINPGNSGGPVVAGDKMIGLAFSMAAGAQNIGYVIPNEEIELFLSDIADGKYDGKPLLHDSIQNLENPALRAYLKLDKSVEGAVVHKPYRTDPSWPLKEWDVITHIGEHPIDNQAMVKLGSNLRVRFQYRIQQVAKNGKVPMTVIRGGKTIKVEVPATGPRPMLIADLNGGYPPYFIYGPIVFSRASPEFLSFIGGNAAMLQAYAFNASPLVTRRGDSPDAEREELVVISSPFFPHKLMSGYSNRYGSVVESVNGKPVRSLAHLVALLRDLKDEQVVLKFDQRYGETMILPRKATLDATEAILSDNGVRSQGSDDMMKVWNGK; from the coding sequence ATGAAGATTTTCCCTCTCGCCGCACTGGCGCTTGCCGTGTCCACCCTGGCCCAGGCCCAGGACAGCACTCCGCAGACCACGCCGGTGCCGCCGGCGGCCACCACCCAGACCGCGCCGCCGGCCCTGCCGGCCATCGAGGCCTCGGTGGTCAAGATCTTCGCCACCGTGCGCCGTCCCGACCCCTACAAGCCCTGGACCAAGTCCTCGCCGGCCGACGTCACCGGTTCCGGTGTGATCATCGAGGGCAAGCGCATCCTGACCAATGCCCACGTGGTGAACTACGCAAGCCAGGTCGAGGTGCAGGCCAGCCAGTCGGGCGACAAGGTGGCGGCCAAGGTGGTCGCGGTGGCGCGCGGCCTCGACCTCGCGGTGCTGGAGCTCGAAGACCCCTCCTTCTTCGCCAAGCGTCCGCCGGTGCAGCGCGCCGCCGTGCTGCCCGACGTGCGCGAGCAGGTCTTCGCCTACGGCTATCCGGTGGGCGGCAATTCGCTCTCGACCACCAAGGGCATCGTCTCGCGCGTCGAGTTCGTGCCCTACACCTCGTTCAGCTCCGGCCTGCGGATCCAGATCGACGCGCCGATCAACCCCGGCAACAGCGGCGGCCCGGTGGTCGCGGGCGACAAGATGATCGGCCTGGCCTTCTCGATGGCGGCCGGGGCCCAGAACATCGGCTATGTGATTCCGAACGAGGAGATCGAGCTCTTCCTGAGCGACATCGCCGACGGCAAGTACGACGGCAAGCCGCTGCTGCACGACAGCATCCAGAATCTGGAGAACCCGGCCCTGCGCGCCTACCTCAAGCTCGACAAGTCAGTCGAGGGCGCGGTGGTGCACAAGCCCTACCGGACGGACCCCAGCTGGCCGCTCAAGGAATGGGACGTGATCACCCACATCGGCGAGCACCCGATCGACAACCAGGCCATGGTCAAGCTGGGCTCCAACCTGCGGGTGCGCTTCCAGTACCGCATCCAGCAGGTGGCGAAGAACGGCAAGGTGCCGATGACGGTGATCCGCGGCGGCAAGACCATCAAGGTGGAGGTTCCGGCCACCGGCCCGCGCCCGATGCTGATCGCGGACCTGAACGGCGGCTACCCGCCCTACTTCATCTACGGCCCGATCGTGTTCTCGCGCGCCAGCCCGGAGTTCCTGAGCTTCATCGGCGGCAACGCGGCGATGCTGCAGGCCTATGCCTTCAACGCCAGCCCGCTGGTGACGCGCCGAGGCGACTCGCCGGACGCCGAGCGCGAGGAGCTGGTGGTGATCAGTTCGCCCTTCTTCCCGCACAAGCTGATGTCGGGCTACTCGAACCGCTACGGCTCGGTGGTGGAGTCGGTCAACGGCAAGCCGGTGCGCAGCCTGGCCCACCTGGTGGCGCTGCTGCGCGATCTGAAGGACGAGCAGGTCGTGCTCAAGTTCGACCAGCGCTACGGCGAGACCATGATCCTGCCGCGCAAGGCCACGCTGGACGCGACCGAGGCGATCCTGTCGGACAACGGGGTGCGTTCGCAGGGTTCGGACGACATGATGAAGGTCTGGAACGGCAAATAA
- a CDS encoding TldD/PmbA family protein yields the protein MERRTFLKVGAGTAGAMLVPVFGNAIAADELLNPMAASAKKALADVALNAATKAGASYCDVRIGRYLNQFIITRDLNVENISNTESSGVGVRVIANGAYGFASTNTMTPDGVADAARQAVAIAKANAKLQNEPVRLAPVKGVGEVAWATPIKKDWRAIPVKEKADMLIAANKAGLDAGANFMTASLFQINQQKYFASTDGSYIDQDVHRLWAPINATAVDKASGKFRSRAGLGAPVSMGYEYFDARAADKVQAAGGVTTLYTGSYDIVEDARLAGKQAREKLSAKSVEPGKYDLVLSPEHLFLTIHENVGHPTELDRVLGYEANYAGTSFATLDKWETKKFKYGHERVNFVADKTTPGSLGYVAYDDEGVKTRKWDIIRNGILVNYQATRDQAHIIGEKESHGCSYADSWSTIQFQRMPNVSLEPGKARLTPDEMVKDVKKGIYILGRGSYSIDQQRYNFQFGGTLFYEIKNGKIVGPLEDVAYQSNTQEFWNACSAICDERDWRMGGSFFDGKGQPSQVSAVSHGSSTTRFNGINVINTARKIG from the coding sequence ATGGAACGTCGTACCTTCCTCAAAGTCGGCGCCGGCACCGCCGGCGCCATGCTCGTCCCGGTCTTCGGCAACGCCATCGCCGCCGACGAGCTGCTCAACCCGATGGCCGCCAGCGCCAAGAAAGCCCTGGCCGACGTCGCCCTGAACGCCGCCACCAAGGCCGGCGCCAGCTATTGCGACGTGCGCATCGGCCGCTACCTGAACCAGTTCATCATCACCCGCGACCTCAACGTCGAGAACATCAGCAACACCGAGTCCAGCGGCGTCGGCGTGCGCGTGATCGCCAATGGCGCCTACGGCTTCGCCTCCACCAACACCATGACCCCGGACGGCGTGGCCGATGCCGCGCGCCAGGCCGTGGCCATCGCCAAGGCCAACGCCAAGCTGCAGAACGAGCCGGTGCGCCTGGCTCCGGTCAAGGGCGTGGGCGAGGTGGCCTGGGCCACCCCGATCAAGAAGGACTGGCGCGCCATCCCGGTCAAGGAAAAGGCCGACATGCTGATCGCCGCCAACAAGGCCGGCCTGGACGCGGGCGCGAACTTCATGACCGCTTCGCTGTTCCAGATCAACCAGCAGAAGTACTTCGCCTCCACCGACGGCTCCTACATCGACCAGGACGTGCACCGCCTGTGGGCGCCGATCAACGCCACCGCCGTGGACAAGGCCAGCGGCAAGTTCCGCTCGCGCGCCGGCCTGGGCGCGCCGGTGTCGATGGGCTACGAGTACTTCGACGCGCGCGCCGCCGACAAGGTGCAGGCCGCGGGCGGCGTCACCACGCTCTACACCGGCTCCTACGACATCGTCGAGGACGCACGCCTGGCGGGCAAGCAGGCGCGCGAGAAGCTCAGCGCCAAGTCGGTCGAGCCGGGCAAGTACGACCTGGTGCTGTCGCCGGAACACCTGTTCCTGACCATACACGAGAACGTCGGCCACCCGACGGAGCTGGACCGCGTGCTCGGCTACGAGGCCAACTACGCCGGCACCAGCTTCGCCACCCTCGACAAGTGGGAGACGAAGAAATTCAAGTACGGCCACGAGCGCGTGAACTTCGTCGCCGACAAGACCACCCCGGGCTCGCTCGGTTACGTGGCCTATGACGACGAGGGCGTGAAGACCAGGAAGTGGGACATCATCCGCAACGGCATCCTGGTCAACTACCAGGCTACGCGCGACCAGGCCCACATCATCGGCGAGAAGGAATCGCACGGCTGCTCGTACGCCGACAGCTGGAGCACCATCCAGTTCCAGCGCATGCCCAACGTGTCGCTGGAGCCGGGCAAGGCGCGCCTGACCCCGGACGAGATGGTCAAGGACGTCAAGAAGGGCATCTACATCCTGGGCCGCGGTTCCTACTCGATCGACCAGCAGCGCTACAACTTCCAGTTCGGCGGCACGCTGTTCTACGAGATCAAGAACGGCAAGATCGTCGGCCCGCTGGAAGACGTGGCCTACCAGTCGAACACCCAGGAGTTCTGGAACGCCTGCAGCGCCATTTGCGACGAACGCGACTGGCGCATGGGCGGCTCCTTCTTCGACGGCAAGGGCCAGCCCAGCCAGGTGAGCGCCGTGTCGCACGGCTCCAGCACCACGCGTTTCAATGGCATCAATGTGATCAATACCGCACGCAAGATCGGATGA